The sequence TTGAAGAAGATCCCGTCGATTCAATCTCCTAATCTTTCTTAAGAATCATCTAGGCCAACTAATCGTGTACTCCCAAAGCCACTACAGCACGAATAAAGCACGTATAAATCCTGCTGGGTTCAACTAGACCGAATCGTTACTTTAGAATGAGGTAAATACTGAGCTATCATTTACTGTCCTCGATCAGGATCTACCAATAGCCACTATAAAGGGTGCAAATGGTCTCCACAGCGAAGTGTATAAGTCCGAAGTATCCATTGAGATTTAAAGTGAGACTAGAAGGAAATACATATACACAAACCTATACCTATGTGGTGGATTATCAAAAGTCATTTGCGCCGGAGATGAAGATGGATATAGTAACGGTGTTGCTATCTCTAGTTGCAAACTCTGATTGGTCTTTACTGTAGTTCTTAAGTAAAGAACGCCTTTTTTACCTAGATATCTTGCAAGGAAATTTATACGGAAGTTCCACCTGCTTTAGCATAAATCTAGGAAAAACAAAGTGTGCATACTGAAAAGGCATTATATGAGCTCAAAAGATCTCCTTGGACATGGTTTGGAAGAATTAGGATTGCAATATTGAATATGAAGTACAAACAAAGCTAGGGTAATCATACATTGTTTTACAAGCATTCGGCCTCAAGAGGAGTCACGTTGTTGGTAATTGGGACTGTTCTAGATGAAAAAGAAGCTATATTTTAAAGTATTTAGAAAAAGAGAATTGGAAATAACGGGTCAGGGAAGTTAAAAGCACTTACTTAGGATTTAGGAATAGAGGATCCAAGGAAGTAAACTCTTCGCAGCAAACATATACTGTTGATCTACTAAAAAAACAGTTAAAACTTGGTTTTAGACCTTCAGACACCTATCGAACCAAATCCGGAAAGGCGTCTATGGAAGGAGAAGCACCAGTTATCACAATATGTAGTGTAGGGGCAGTGATTCAATTAATTGTACGGGGTAATTGAGAGTTGTTATGGCTCAAGATTTTCTATGAGCCCTGAATATTAAGTTGGAGAACCGTGAAGCTTTATTGTGACAATAACTATGTGGTCAATATAGCTCGTAACCTAGTTAAACATGTCAGAACTAAACATGTCAAAGTTGGCAAACATTTCATAAAAGAGAAACTTGAAAACGAATTGATTTGCAGTCCCTACGTTTACAAAGGGCCAAATTGACTAAATTGGTTTTGTTGAAATATCTGCTAAACTGGgcctccttttttttcttccttttccctATCAAGAAAAGAGGGCCAATTTAGCAGGTACTTATAAGTGTAATTGCATGAGCTGTTCACTAAAATGACTACTTTCAAGTCAAGTCTTGCCTGATTTATGTACTTGCGTGGTCACTTTCATCCTTCTTTGGATATATTGATCGAAGGCCATTTCATGTTGTTTTCAGCCAAGGTACTTTGCCGAGAAAGCAGATGCAAAGCAGACAAAGGAGATGACAAAAGTAAAGTTAGGCTCAGAAAAGCGTAAGGAAGAGGAAAGCCAAAAAAGAAAGCAAGATAAAATCCCGGAGACACCTAAGTCAAGCAGCAAAACATCTGTGAGCGTACATCTTCCATTCTCTTTAATCATATCCTGTTTTCTGAAGCTAAAGGTTGATTCATGTAAATGAAGGTCTCAAGTGGAGAACCATCTTGCTGCTAAAAGAAACCTGAAAAAGACTTAGAAGAACTTAAAATGTAATGTAGActcgaaaaaaaaaaagatgctaAAATCTCTAACTTCCACAAGCAGACAAGTTCTGCCTCATGAGTTCCTTGTTTGAATCTTGCCTGTCCAAAATATTTTTGCCTTAGATTTGAAGTTGAGAATCTTATTTTTCTTATAGGAGTTTGAACCTTCCACGAGTAAATCGCCAGAAAGTGCAAAATCCAATGCCTCAGTTCCACAGAAAACTAAAAAGGGATCTGGCAAAGCCCAAAGTGATGGTCTCAAGGGAAAGAACAGGTCCACGGATGAAGTGAGTATAATTGGCTCTCTTTCGGAAACTTTTTCATAAAACTTGTATTTCTAGTATAAGCTTATGCACTTGGGTTACCATGCACTTATTGAACGTCCTACTCTGATGTCGCTCTGTATTAAGATTACATTTTCATACATTCATATTTTCCAAAAACAATTCACTTGAGTTTCCTTTTATCAACAAAAAAAGAACTGAAGAGCATCTTCAACAGATTACTAGGTTGGTGGGTAACTATTTGAGTAAGAaacctgattttttttttttaaaaaaaggagacATCTTCAACAGACCAAAGGAGAACTTGGAGGCATTAAATAAAATTTAATGGTTTGGAAACACGAGTACGTAGATATTTATATACGTAATCCTTCAGTGATGTGTAACAAAACTCATTGAGAATGTTGGCAGGACACTCAGGTGACCACTACAGCTGAAAAATCTGCACCAAGCACACGCCGAGTGAAAATTATGCGTGAGCTTGGTTTGATGGCTCCTTCTGGGTCTCCATTTCATAAAGGGGAACATGTTTCTTCATTTATTCCCAAGGGACGTGTTTCTGCTCCTTCCAGGTCTTCATCTCATCCTAAGGAACGTCTTCCTCCAATTCAGAGAATAATTGTTTGTGGTCTATCTGCTGCTAGATCCGCGGATAATGTTATGAAGTAGCTTTTGTTTCTCAATTGTTTGATCCCTGGTAAGTCAGAGTTAGACATGATATAGAATACTCAAACTCCCAAGGTATTGCTGAAGTTGTCATATGAGAGGGGGATTTGGGACTGTAAGTTCGTGGGTGCATAGGCGGAGTACTATGCGCCCACTACTTTTTCTGGTGCTCCGCACCCACATTTTATTTTAGTGACGCGAGTTTAAACTTAGTATTAAGATGTATCTTTAGAACATTTTTACTACATGTATACCTCGAACAAAAGACAGCGGATGCAATACACCTGCTGCCTTTGCCAGTGTGTGGCGAAGTTGTAATACCAATTGTAGAAATACACTTCTTTTTGTGTTCCCCTTCATAGTGGATGCAGCTAAAGAAACCTGAGAGTAATTGAGGGCTACCCTCTTAAAAGCAAAATACAGTTCACTTTGCACTTTCTTGTCGGAATGCTTTGATGGGGTTACTTTGTTCTTGTGCCTACATTTGGCTGGTTTTgtttttattgatatttgtgattgagaagtgaaagaTAACGTATAGTTTCTCTACCTTTTCCCTTACGTAAAGGAAAATTAGTGCTTATCTAGGCTAATAGTACACTCAATTCTTAGAAGATTATAATCTTCCTTCTTGTAAACTCTTCATTTGTCTTGATGTACTCTCGAGCAAATATGACAACGAATAAAGATATTGCACATGATTCTTCTGAACACCATGAATTTTCACTTGCCCGTACCCTCATCGAGCAAGTGATCTGTATGAACCTTGGAAACGCATATAAAGACTGTGTAGAAATGAATATACGTGTTACTTATTGTCAGGATCCGGATTTCCCACGTCGGGacagtgatggcgcctaacttttcagatgctaggcaagccaataattAGAGATTTATACACTAAGAGGTCGTTTGGTAGAGTGCATAACACAAAATAATGCTTGCATTAGTTTTGTGTATTAGTAATACCTTGTTTGATATACTTTTTCAacttatgtataactaatacaagcattattagttacatcctatttggtattatcctgtGTATAGCTAATGCATAGCAAAACCATGgtattagtaataccaaggctatcaatgcatgcattagtatgtCTAAAGACCaaattgtccttaaagtcccttaaaataaagaa is a genomic window of Nicotiana tabacum cultivar K326 chromosome 16, ASM71507v2, whole genome shotgun sequence containing:
- the LOC107784897 gene encoding uncharacterized protein LOC107784897, with amino-acid sequence MTKVKLGSEKRKEEESQKRKQDKIPETPKSSSKTSEFEPSTSKSPESAKSNASVPQKTKKGSGKAQSDGLKGKNRSTDEDTQVTTTAEKSAPSTRRVKIMRELGLMAPSGSPFHKGEHVSSFIPKGRVSAPSRSSSHPKERLPPIQRIIVCGLSAARSADNVMK